Proteins from a genomic interval of Calypte anna isolate BGI_N300 chromosome 6, bCalAnn1_v1.p, whole genome shotgun sequence:
- the UBE2D1 gene encoding ubiquitin-conjugating enzyme E2 D1 isoform X3 yields MGPPDSAYQGGVFFLTVHFPTDYPFKPPKIAFTTKIYHPNINSNGSICLDILRSQWSPALTVSKVLLSICSLLCDPNPDDPLVPDIAQIYKSDKEKYNRQAREWTQKYAM; encoded by the exons CCTGATAGTGCATATCAagggggtgtttttttcctcacagtacACTTCCCGACAGACTATCCTTTCAAACCACCAAAG attGCTTTTACAACAAAAATATACCACCCAAATATAAACAGCAATGGGAGTATTTGTCTTGATATCCTGAGATCACAGTGGTCACCAGCTCTGACTGTATCTAAAG ttttattgtCCATATGCTCCTTACTTTGTGATCCTAATCCCGATGATCCTTTAGTACCGGATATTGCACAGATCTACAAGTCAGACAAGGAAAA ATACAACAGACAAGCAAGAGAATGGACTCAGAAATATGCAATGTAA